The proteins below are encoded in one region of Flavobacterium sp. IMCC34852:
- the smpB gene encoding SsrA-binding protein SmpB, with protein MLKTVNIVNKRAKFDYEIIETYTAGIVLTGTEIKSIRLGKANITEGFCEFHNGELFAINTQIDEYLYGNQFNHKAKSERKLLLNKRELKKLERSIDTKGLTIIPLKLFTNEKGIAKLDIGLCRGKKTYDKRESLKEQDVKRDLDRIKKSF; from the coding sequence ATGCTCAAAACTGTAAACATAGTAAACAAACGCGCCAAGTTCGATTACGAAATAATCGAAACTTATACCGCCGGTATTGTCTTAACCGGAACCGAAATCAAATCGATTCGCTTAGGTAAAGCCAACATTACGGAAGGATTTTGTGAATTTCATAACGGAGAGTTATTCGCCATCAATACCCAAATTGACGAATACTTATACGGCAACCAATTCAACCACAAAGCCAAAAGCGAACGCAAACTGTTGCTCAATAAAAGAGAGTTAAAAAAACTCGAAAGAAGTATCGATACCAAAGGGTTAACCATTATTCCGTTAAAGTTGTTTACCAATGAAAAAGGAATTGCCAAACTCGATATCGGTCTTTGCCGCGGAAAGAAAACCTACGACAAACGCGAGAGTCTGAAAGAACAAGATGTGAAGCGAGACTTAGACCGAATTAAAAAGTCCTTTTAA
- a CDS encoding outer membrane beta-barrel protein, whose protein sequence is MKKLLLVAGLAFFGLTAQAQEQSKGLQGAWFATSQFGYQQTKSGDVKSTNLMVLPIVGTFVTPTVAVGAGIGYLNVKADNVDVGGSPVDLNSKLYVIQPLARKYWNVAGNFYFFGQVATPIITGKEETTNLKINQFGATMSGGFDFFVTKNFSVEFSYNLVNFSQTTLKYDGGGKTTVTDFSIAHVANVESAYNNALYGSGGSLTTPLSFGFKFVF, encoded by the coding sequence ATGAAAAAATTATTATTAGTAGCAGGATTAGCTTTTTTTGGTTTAACTGCTCAAGCACAAGAACAAAGTAAAGGTTTACAAGGCGCATGGTTTGCCACTTCACAATTTGGTTACCAACAAACAAAATCAGGCGATGTAAAAAGCACGAATCTTATGGTATTACCAATTGTTGGAACCTTTGTAACACCAACTGTAGCCGTAGGAGCCGGTATAGGTTATCTTAATGTTAAAGCTGATAATGTTGATGTAGGTGGTTCACCGGTTGATCTAAATTCAAAGTTATACGTTATTCAACCTTTGGCTCGTAAATATTGGAATGTAGCCGGAAACTTCTATTTCTTTGGACAGGTAGCCACACCAATAATTACGGGTAAAGAAGAAACAACTAATTTAAAAATTAATCAATTTGGCGCGACTATGTCAGGAGGATTTGATTTTTTTGTTACCAAAAATTTCTCTGTTGAGTTTTCATACAACCTTGTGAATTTTAGTCAGACTACATTGAAATATGATGGTGGTGGAAAAACGACAGTTACTGATTTTTCTATTGCTCATGTTGCGAATGTCGAGTCTGCTTATAACAATGCACTATACGGAAGCGGAGGAAGCTTAACAACACCTTTATCTTTCGGATTTAAGTTTGTGTTTTAA
- a CDS encoding VF530 family protein: MEKSQPNNPLHGVTLQKIVEQLVDYYGFDTLGELIQIKCFNSNPSVKSSLTFLRKTDWARKKVEELYIKTLPKFGQR; encoded by the coding sequence ATGGAAAAATCACAACCCAATAATCCTTTACACGGTGTTACGCTGCAAAAAATAGTAGAGCAATTGGTTGACTATTATGGTTTTGATACTTTGGGTGAGTTGATTCAGATTAAGTGTTTTAACAGTAATCCCAGTGTCAAATCGAGTTTGACTTTTTTAAGAAAAACCGATTGGGCAAGAAAAAAGGTTGAAGAGTTGTATATAAAAACACTGCCAAAATTTGGCCAACGCTGA
- a CDS encoding GNAT family N-acetyltransferase, whose translation MLTINFHPFQNLETERLLLRRINENDADEVLALRGNPEIMKYIPRPLAKTKEDALEHIAMIEDKIVNNIGINWGITIKGNDKIIGIIGHYRIQPENHRAEIGYMSLPEYNGKGYITEAIKAVVEYGFDEMNLHSIEAVIDPDNIASEKVLQKNGFVKEAHILENELWEGKFWDTVIYSLLRRNFKK comes from the coding sequence ATGCTTACCATCAATTTTCATCCCTTTCAAAACCTTGAAACTGAGCGATTGCTCTTGCGTCGCATTAACGAAAACGATGCTGACGAAGTTTTAGCGCTTCGCGGTAATCCCGAAATCATGAAATATATCCCTAGACCTTTGGCCAAAACCAAAGAAGATGCTTTGGAACACATTGCTATGATTGAAGACAAAATCGTAAACAATATTGGCATTAATTGGGGAATCACTATCAAAGGAAATGATAAAATCATTGGCATTATTGGACATTACAGAATCCAACCCGAAAATCATCGCGCTGAAATCGGTTATATGTCGTTACCCGAATACAACGGCAAAGGTTACATTACGGAAGCGATAAAGGCGGTTGTTGAATATGGTTTTGATGAAATGAACTTACACTCTATCGAAGCAGTAATTGATCCTGATAATATAGCTTCTGAAAAGGTTTTGCAAAAAAATGGCTTTGTCAAAGAAGCCCATATATTAGAAAACGAATTGTGGGAAGGAAAATTTTGGGATACTGTAATTTATTCTTTATTGAGAAGAAACTTCAAAAAATAA
- a CDS encoding aldose 1-epimerase family protein — MNQTFTQKNTKTILTTTISNSILSAKINHKGAELVSLQNLETKREYIWEGKPEFWGKHSPILFPIVGTLKNNSYEYEGKIFSLNRHGFARDFDFQLIVQETDKVVFSLQYNSDTFCIYPFKFELQLIYTLKKSELIITYKVINKDQKTIPFSIGGHPAFALNDTFERYSLEFESGEKLISYTLEKDLLSNKTKNIELKNNQLPLTYSLFEKDALVFKSLQSKQIKILENNSTILNFKFNDFPHFGIWTKINAPFICLEPWLGYADTTNANGNILDKEGIQLVESNSYKEYNFSIEII, encoded by the coding sequence GTGAACCAAACATTTACCCAAAAAAACACCAAAACCATTTTGACAACAACTATCTCAAATTCAATACTCTCAGCCAAAATAAATCACAAAGGCGCTGAACTTGTTTCGCTACAAAATCTCGAAACCAAAAGAGAATACATTTGGGAAGGAAAGCCCGAATTTTGGGGAAAACACTCTCCTATCTTATTTCCGATAGTAGGCACTTTAAAAAATAATTCTTATGAATATGAAGGCAAAATATTTTCTTTAAATCGACACGGATTTGCCAGAGATTTTGATTTTCAATTAATTGTCCAAGAAACAGATAAAGTAGTTTTTTCTTTACAATACAATAGCGACACTTTTTGCATTTACCCATTCAAATTTGAATTACAACTCATTTATACTTTAAAAAAATCAGAATTAATAATCACTTATAAAGTTATCAATAAAGACCAAAAAACAATACCTTTTTCTATTGGCGGACATCCGGCTTTTGCCTTAAATGATACCTTCGAAAGGTATAGTTTAGAGTTTGAATCGGGCGAAAAATTAATCAGTTATACCTTAGAAAAAGATTTGCTTTCAAACAAGACTAAAAACATTGAATTGAAAAATAATCAATTACCTCTCACCTATTCCCTATTCGAAAAAGATGCTTTAGTGTTTAAGTCATTGCAATCAAAACAAATCAAAATCCTCGAAAACAATTCGACTATCTTAAATTTCAAGTTCAACGATTTTCCTCATTTCGGTATTTGGACCAAAATAAATGCACCATTTATCTGCTTAGAACCATGGCTAGGCTACGCAGACACTACAAATGCCAATGGAAATATTTTGGACAAAGAAGGAATTCAATTGGTCGAAAGTAATTCTTATAAAGAATATAATTTTAGCATAGAAATTATATAA
- a CDS encoding CAP domain-containing protein: MKAKMFRALLPLAIVFTMVSCSSDTEETTAADKQVVTTYNYNETESKLVVLINDYRASLGLNTLEVINHISYKSEEHNFYMIENNVFNHDYFQQRSDNLIRVLGAERVSENIAYNYQTAEGAFAAWLSSPGHKANIEGDYTHLGISVTINPETGRKYYTNMFMKK, from the coding sequence ATGAAAGCAAAAATGTTTAGAGCATTGTTGCCGTTAGCAATCGTGTTCACTATGGTATCTTGTTCTTCTGATACAGAAGAAACCACCGCAGCCGACAAACAAGTTGTAACTACTTACAATTACAACGAAACCGAATCAAAATTAGTTGTACTAATCAATGATTATCGCGCAAGTTTGGGACTCAATACCCTTGAAGTAATCAATCATATCTCTTACAAATCAGAAGAGCATAACTTTTATATGATTGAAAACAATGTGTTCAACCACGATTATTTCCAACAACGTTCTGATAATTTAATCAGAGTATTAGGTGCTGAAAGAGTTAGCGAGAATATCGCTTACAATTATCAAACGGCTGAAGGTGCTTTTGCCGCTTGGCTAAGCAGCCCGGGACACAAAGCCAACATAGAAGGTGATTACACGCACTTAGGAATATCAGTTACCATCAATCCGGAAACCGGAAGAAAATATTACACCAACATGTTTATGAAAAAATAG
- the fumC gene encoding class II fumarate hydratase, translating into MKYRIEHDTLGEVKVPADKYWGAQTERSRNNFKIGPSASMPKEVIEGFAYLKKAAAYANCDLGVLSAEKRDAIAQVCDEILAGDLDDQFPLVIWQTGSGTQTNMNVNEVIANRAQVLAGFQIGEGEQKIKTNDDANKSQSSNDTFPTAMHIAAYKAVVEITIPGIEKLRDTLDAKSKELKNIVKIGRTHLMDATPLTLGQELSGYAAQLDYGLKALKSTLPHLSEIALGGTAVGTGLNAPLDYDVKVANYIALFTGHPFITAPNKFEALASHDAMVEAHGALKQLAVSLNKIANDIRLLASGPRSGIGEILIPENEPGSSIMPGKVNPTQCEALTMVCAQVLGNDIAISIGGMQGHLELNVFKPMIAANFLQSARLIGEACISFDEHCAQGIQPNQKRIKELLDNSLMLVTALNTKIGYYKAAEIAQNAHKNGTTLKEEAVRLGYVSPEDFEVWVKPEDMV; encoded by the coding sequence ATGAAATACAGAATTGAACATGACACACTCGGCGAAGTAAAAGTACCCGCCGATAAATATTGGGGCGCCCAAACCGAACGCTCCAGAAACAATTTCAAAATCGGTCCAAGCGCATCCATGCCGAAAGAAGTCATAGAAGGTTTTGCCTATCTGAAAAAAGCCGCAGCTTATGCCAATTGCGACTTAGGTGTATTGTCTGCCGAAAAACGCGATGCGATTGCTCAAGTCTGTGACGAAATCCTAGCCGGTGATTTAGACGACCAATTTCCATTAGTCATTTGGCAAACCGGTTCCGGAACCCAAACCAATATGAATGTCAATGAAGTCATAGCCAATCGAGCTCAAGTCTTAGCCGGATTCCAAATTGGTGAAGGCGAACAAAAAATTAAAACAAATGACGACGCCAACAAATCACAATCATCTAACGATACATTCCCAACAGCCATGCATATTGCAGCCTATAAAGCTGTCGTGGAAATTACTATTCCCGGAATTGAAAAACTTCGTGATACATTAGACGCTAAATCCAAAGAACTTAAAAACATTGTAAAAATCGGAAGAACGCATTTGATGGATGCCACACCATTAACCTTAGGACAAGAACTTTCAGGTTATGCAGCCCAATTGGATTACGGTTTAAAAGCACTAAAAAGCACTTTGCCACACTTGTCTGAAATAGCCTTAGGCGGAACGGCAGTAGGAACAGGATTAAACGCACCCCTCGATTATGACGTAAAAGTGGCCAACTATATTGCCCTATTCACCGGTCATCCATTTATAACGGCGCCGAATAAATTTGAAGCTTTGGCCTCACATGATGCGATGGTTGAAGCACATGGCGCTTTAAAACAACTGGCGGTTTCTTTAAATAAAATCGCAAACGACATCAGACTATTGGCTTCCGGTCCACGCTCCGGTATTGGGGAAATTCTCATTCCCGAAAACGAACCGGGTTCTTCTATCATGCCCGGAAAAGTGAACCCAACCCAATGCGAAGCATTAACCATGGTTTGTGCTCAAGTTTTAGGGAATGATATAGCCATTTCGATTGGCGGTATGCAAGGCCATTTGGAGCTAAATGTGTTTAAACCAATGATAGCGGCCAATTTTTTACAATCGGCAAGACTAATCGGTGAAGCTTGTATTTCTTTTGATGAGCATTGTGCCCAAGGAATCCAACCCAATCAAAAACGCATCAAAGAGCTACTCGATAATTCCTTAATGTTGGTCACGGCTTTAAACACTAAAATTGGCTACTATAAAGCCGCTGAAATTGCACAAAACGCACATAAAAACGGGACAACCCTAAAAGAAGAAGCCGTTCGACTGGGCTATGTTTCCCCGGAAGATTTTGAGGTTTGGGTAAAACCGGAGGATATGGTTTAA
- a CDS encoding outer membrane beta-barrel family protein, translating into MKKIKIISTLLLLCCSLLALAQPNQTRAKLVITGTVIEKTSKIPLEYATITLKNTKNPKQIFGGITDNKGTFSVDAAAGEFDIIVEFISFKPTEIKAKQITASTNLGTISLEEDATQLNEVVVRAEKTTVEIKLDKKVYNVGNDLMVKGGTVSDVLDNIPSVSVDIEGNVSLRGNENVRILIDGRPSNAINITEALRLIPADAIDKVEVITNPSARYDAEGGGGLLNIILKKGKNQGVNGTFIGAVGDPKNNSLSGTLNYKEKEFNLFTTQGYSNRNNPGNALTNSRYLNSDNTTRNYMNETRENERLNESYNGNFGFDWFLSKSFTWTNIINYRRSLGDNTDNVFQNYYDANNVYDYTRNRINYEDSKSKNVEYSTNFTKNFKKEGHKLTIDGSFSSNSDRNLAYITDQATNTSVIGLDETSNIQKQSRNLFQLDYIYPIGKGSQFEFGYKGDFSKNTTDYSVINDGIPAPEFTNILEYKEKVNALYANYGFKVNKFSFLFGTRWEDSDIDINQLVTEDYNNKKYANFFPSVFFTYEIGEQTSASISYSRRIQRPRGRQLNPFNNLSSNVNIFQGNPDLDPAFTDAIDLGYIKRWNKLTFNTSLYGNKTTDVFQFVRRPNGDLQNGIPVIISSPINLATEYRVGFEFTLNYSPYKWWKLNSNFNFFYNETDGDYTYIDINNNPVYQNFDFKATSWFTRLTSKITLPYKIDWQTNATYNGPQNQAQGKSLGVFSMNLAFSKDILKDKGTVSFNISDVFNSRKRIYETYLPGQVDSYGEMQWRVRQINFSFTYRFNVQKNEKERKPRNGQQDDGGDFPG; encoded by the coding sequence ATGAAAAAAATTAAGATTATCTCGACACTTCTTTTACTTTGTTGCTCACTTTTAGCCTTAGCACAACCAAATCAAACCCGTGCTAAATTAGTTATCACAGGAACCGTGATCGAAAAAACGAGTAAAATCCCTTTAGAATACGCCACGATTACTTTAAAAAATACCAAAAACCCAAAACAAATCTTCGGAGGAATAACCGATAACAAAGGAACCTTTTCTGTTGACGCTGCTGCGGGTGAATTTGATATCATAGTCGAATTTATTTCTTTCAAACCAACAGAAATTAAAGCAAAACAGATTACGGCTTCCACCAATTTAGGAACCATTTCGCTTGAAGAAGATGCCACACAGTTAAATGAAGTAGTTGTAAGGGCCGAAAAAACTACTGTAGAAATAAAACTCGACAAAAAAGTTTATAATGTTGGTAACGATTTAATGGTCAAAGGCGGAACAGTAAGCGATGTGTTAGACAACATTCCATCTGTTTCGGTGGATATCGAAGGTAATGTGAGTTTAAGAGGTAACGAAAACGTGAGAATCTTAATAGACGGCAGACCATCCAACGCCATTAACATCACCGAAGCTTTGCGCTTAATACCGGCCGATGCCATAGATAAAGTGGAAGTAATCACCAATCCTTCTGCGCGTTACGATGCCGAAGGTGGCGGAGGATTATTGAACATCATCCTTAAAAAAGGAAAAAATCAAGGAGTTAATGGTACCTTTATAGGGGCTGTCGGTGATCCTAAAAATAACAGCTTAAGCGGAACCTTAAACTACAAAGAAAAAGAGTTCAACCTATTCACCACCCAAGGCTACAGCAACCGAAACAATCCAGGAAATGCTTTAACCAACTCCAGATACCTAAACAGCGACAACACCACGAGAAATTATATGAATGAAACTCGTGAAAACGAACGTCTGAATGAATCATACAACGGGAATTTCGGATTTGATTGGTTCTTATCTAAGTCGTTTACTTGGACCAACATCATTAATTACAGAAGAAGTTTAGGCGATAATACCGATAACGTATTCCAAAACTATTACGATGCTAATAATGTATATGATTACACCAGAAATCGTATCAACTACGAAGACAGCAAAAGTAAAAATGTTGAATACAGTACCAATTTTACTAAAAACTTCAAAAAAGAAGGCCACAAATTAACTATTGACGGTTCCTTCTCTTCCAATTCAGACAGAAACTTGGCTTACATTACTGACCAAGCGACCAATACCAGCGTAATTGGTTTAGATGAAACCAGCAATATCCAAAAGCAAAGCCGAAATTTATTTCAGTTAGATTACATTTATCCTATTGGCAAAGGCAGCCAATTTGAATTTGGATACAAAGGTGATTTTTCTAAAAACACCACTGACTACAGTGTAATCAATGATGGTATTCCGGCACCGGAGTTTACCAATATCTTAGAATACAAAGAAAAAGTAAATGCTTTGTATGCTAATTATGGTTTCAAAGTTAATAAGTTCTCTTTCCTTTTCGGTACACGTTGGGAAGACTCAGATATCGACATCAACCAATTGGTCACCGAAGATTACAACAATAAAAAATACGCTAACTTTTTCCCAAGTGTGTTTTTTACCTACGAAATCGGTGAACAAACCAGTGCTTCCATCAGCTACAGCCGAAGAATACAAAGACCGAGAGGAAGACAGTTAAATCCGTTCAACAACCTATCCAGTAACGTAAACATCTTTCAAGGAAATCCCGATTTAGATCCGGCCTTTACCGACGCTATCGATTTGGGTTATATCAAACGTTGGAACAAACTAACCTTCAACACTTCACTTTACGGGAACAAAACCACCGATGTTTTTCAATTCGTAAGAAGACCAAACGGTGATTTGCAAAATGGTATTCCGGTCATCATCAGTTCGCCTATCAATTTAGCCACTGAATACAGAGTTGGTTTTGAATTCACCCTAAATTATTCCCCTTACAAATGGTGGAAATTGAACAGTAACTTCAACTTTTTCTACAATGAAACTGATGGAGATTATACTTATATCGATATAAACAACAATCCTGTTTACCAAAACTTCGACTTCAAAGCAACGTCATGGTTTACCAGATTGACTTCAAAAATAACATTACCTTATAAGATAGACTGGCAAACTAACGCCACTTACAACGGTCCGCAAAACCAAGCACAAGGAAAAAGCTTAGGTGTTTTTAGTATGAACTTGGCTTTCAGCAAAGACATTTTAAAAGACAAAGGCACCGTATCCTTCAATATCAGCGACGTATTCAATTCCCGAAAAAGAATTTATGAAACCTATCTTCCGGGTCAAGTAGACTCTTATGGCGAAATGCAATGGAGAGTTCGACAAATCAACTTCTCATTTACCTACCGATTCAACGTACAGAAAAATGAAAAAGAAAGAAAACCGCGTAACGGTCAACAAGATGACGGCGGAGATTTCCCAGGATAA
- the arsC gene encoding arsenate reductase (glutaredoxin) (This arsenate reductase requires both glutathione and glutaredoxin to convert arsenate to arsenite, after which the efflux transporter formed by ArsA and ArsB can extrude the arsenite from the cell, providing resistance.): MFQILHNPRCGKSRNCLAFLENAKAEFEIRNYLQNPLSVSELQELLTKLNLKPIELVRQKETLWIENFKGKTLTDKQIIKAMADFPILIERPIVIKENKAIIGRELEKLEKFL; encoded by the coding sequence ATGTTCCAAATCCTTCACAATCCGCGTTGCGGCAAATCGAGAAATTGTTTGGCTTTTCTGGAAAATGCCAAAGCCGAATTCGAAATCAGAAACTATTTGCAAAATCCGCTTTCGGTATCTGAACTGCAAGAATTGCTCACAAAACTAAACCTCAAACCCATTGAGTTAGTGCGTCAAAAAGAAACCCTTTGGATTGAAAATTTTAAAGGTAAAACATTAACCGACAAGCAAATTATCAAGGCTATGGCTGATTTTCCCATTCTGATTGAGCGACCAATAGTCATTAAAGAAAACAAAGCCATCATTGGCAGAGAGCTCGAAAAACTTGAAAAATTCCTCTAA
- a CDS encoding CPBP family intramembrane glutamic endopeptidase yields MFLENGFLPENKFWKYILGSVLIILASTIGQVPFAIAVAVKAFSSGKTYPTTNEAVMKFLSPNVTLFLLLLSFVFGLAAIVLVVKYFHKQTLLSVTTSRAKVDWGRIFFSFSIWTIFTVASTAALYYSAPENFLWNFKPIPFLILAVIGVLLIPIQTSCEEYVFRGYLMQGFALLAKNKWFPLVMTSVIFGTMHIANPEVEKMGYIILVYYIGTGFFLGIITLMDEGMELALGFHAANNLVTALLVTSDWSAFQTHSVLKDLSTPSVGFEILTPIIIIFPILLFIFSKKYHWTDWKEKLTGNIIIKESTQNSENHD; encoded by the coding sequence ATGTTTTTAGAGAATGGTTTTTTACCCGAAAATAAATTTTGGAAATACATTTTAGGCTCCGTTTTGATTATCTTGGCTTCTACCATTGGGCAGGTTCCATTTGCAATTGCTGTTGCCGTCAAAGCCTTTTCTTCAGGGAAAACTTATCCAACTACGAATGAGGCGGTGATGAAGTTTTTATCGCCCAATGTTACCTTGTTTTTGCTGCTGTTATCCTTTGTTTTTGGATTAGCAGCCATAGTTTTAGTGGTTAAATATTTTCACAAACAAACCTTATTATCGGTCACAACCTCTCGTGCGAAAGTGGATTGGGGAAGAATCTTTTTTTCATTTTCTATTTGGACAATTTTTACAGTAGCTTCAACAGCAGCTTTGTATTATTCAGCGCCTGAAAATTTTCTATGGAATTTTAAACCGATTCCGTTTTTAATATTGGCCGTCATAGGTGTTTTGTTGATTCCCATACAAACCAGTTGTGAAGAATATGTTTTCCGAGGTTATTTGATGCAGGGTTTTGCGCTATTGGCTAAAAACAAATGGTTTCCGTTAGTGATGACTTCAGTAATATTCGGAACCATGCACATTGCCAATCCTGAAGTGGAAAAAATGGGGTATATTATTTTGGTTTATTATATAGGTACCGGTTTTTTTCTGGGTATCATTACTTTGATGGATGAAGGAATGGAATTGGCTTTGGGTTTTCATGCAGCTAATAATTTGGTTACTGCTTTGTTGGTTACTTCCGATTGGTCGGCTTTTCAAACCCATTCCGTACTCAAAGACCTATCAACTCCATCGGTTGGATTTGAAATTTTGACTCCAATCATTATTATCTTTCCGATTCTATTATTTATCTTTAGTAAAAAATACCATTGGACCGATTGGAAAGAAAAATTAACCGGAAACATAATAATTAAAGAATCCACTCAAAATAGCGAAAATCATGATTAA
- a CDS encoding AMP-binding protein: protein MINPTYENVHNQFKLNGFHLNREDLCRVAYSFIKEGEDFEKPVGDFLLDWFDSKSYIEMQTSGTTGAPKIISVSKQAMVESALATGDFFELHPGNRALQCLPVKYVAGKMMLVRAMILGLDLEFVAPSSHPLDHLDMDFDFVAMVPLQAQNSLVELKRVKKMIVGGAAINKNLEKQLLKLPTQVFETYGMTETITHIAARKLGEKAFTVLPGVTISYDDRNCLVIHAPRISDDVIVTNDIVELVNENQFVFLGRMDNVINSGGIKLIPEQIEEKLAHKINQRFFITSKPDAELGEKVILVVEGEKHDLGDDLYNELDKYEKPKEIIFINSFKETGSGKVMRKETMQ, encoded by the coding sequence ATGATTAATCCAACCTACGAAAATGTACATAACCAATTCAAATTGAATGGATTTCATCTCAACAGAGAAGATTTATGCCGTGTAGCCTATAGTTTTATTAAAGAAGGAGAAGATTTTGAGAAACCTGTTGGTGATTTTCTGTTGGATTGGTTTGACAGCAAAAGTTATATCGAAATGCAGACTTCGGGAACGACCGGAGCGCCTAAAATAATCAGTGTGAGTAAACAAGCCATGGTCGAATCGGCTTTGGCTACGGGAGATTTTTTTGAATTGCACCCCGGAAATAGAGCGCTTCAATGTTTGCCTGTGAAATATGTGGCCGGAAAAATGATGCTTGTTCGTGCCATGATTTTGGGTTTGGATTTAGAGTTTGTAGCGCCAAGTTCACATCCATTAGATCATTTAGATATGGATTTTGATTTTGTAGCCATGGTTCCGTTGCAAGCTCAAAATTCTTTAGTCGAACTTAAACGAGTAAAGAAAATGATTGTCGGTGGCGCTGCGATTAACAAAAATCTTGAAAAACAATTGTTAAAACTGCCAACACAAGTTTTTGAAACTTATGGAATGACAGAAACCATTACGCATATAGCCGCTCGCAAGTTGGGTGAAAAGGCTTTCACTGTTTTACCGGGTGTTACCATTTCGTATGACGACAGAAATTGTTTAGTTATTCATGCGCCGAGAATTTCAGATGATGTTATTGTAACCAACGATATTGTAGAATTGGTCAACGAAAATCAATTTGTATTTTTAGGTCGAATGGATAACGTGATTAACAGTGGCGGTATAAAATTAATTCCGGAGCAAATAGAGGAGAAGTTGGCACACAAAATTAACCAACGTTTCTTTATTACCTCTAAGCCGGATGCAGAATTAGGTGAAAAAGTCATTTTAGTGGTTGAAGGCGAGAAGCATGATTTAGGAGATGATTTATACAATGAATTGGATAAATATGAAAAGCCTAAAGAAATTATTTTTATCAATAGCTTCAAAGAAACAGGTAGTGGCAAAGTCATGCGAAAAGAAACCATGCAATAA
- a CDS encoding DoxX family protein — translation MDTSVKGLNKWANAHSTIWFDALRILLGIFLIYKGAYFISNSRDFEDLIAPASNFLGGMLTFHYIASAHIMGGIMIIFGLLTRWALIAQLPILLGAVLINFIGEMNAMNLLVATVTLALSVFYTIYGSGKHSADYYFKMQK, via the coding sequence ATGGATACTTCAGTAAAAGGTTTGAACAAATGGGCCAATGCCCATTCAACAATTTGGTTTGATGCGCTCAGAATTCTTCTTGGTATTTTTTTGATTTACAAAGGCGCTTATTTCATCAGTAATAGTAGAGATTTTGAAGACTTAATTGCTCCCGCCAGTAATTTTCTCGGTGGCATGTTGACTTTCCACTACATTGCTTCGGCTCATATCATGGGCGGGATTATGATTATTTTTGGTTTATTGACCCGCTGGGCTTTGATTGCTCAATTACCGATTCTGTTGGGTGCGGTTTTAATCAATTTTATTGGCGAAATGAATGCGATGAATTTATTGGTAGCCACAGTTACCTTAGCACTCAGTGTTTTTTACACTATTTATGGAAGCGGTAAGCATTCAGCAGACTACTATTTCAAAATGCAAAAATAA